One genomic window of bacterium includes the following:
- a CDS encoding formylglycine-generating enzyme family protein: MKKISVVFLIVLSAIALVTMICCSSRQTSGLKTEVIQGITMVTVPAGSFQMGYDYVSDSVPGGKVNVYYPDEQPVHTVTLSPFQISSTEITQALYASVMKDNPSTFTGDDSLPVTNVSANDVLRFCNKLSEAAGFEPCCDEKTGTCDFTKNGFRLPTEAEWEYSCRAGTKTHYSAGNTEQDLDKAGWYIGNSGGRTHPVGGKEPNAWGLYDMHGNVFEFCYDGFDETYNSGNYSKEPVTDPRGCSNFNLRITRGGGWFSEPSVCRSAARSCFWTGGGNYYIGFRVARSVK; the protein is encoded by the coding sequence ATGAAAAAAATCAGCGTAGTGTTTCTCATCGTTTTATCTGCCATTGCTCTTGTAACAATGATATGCTGTTCCTCCCGGCAGACATCCGGGCTGAAAACGGAAGTCATTCAGGGAATCACCATGGTGACGGTTCCCGCGGGCAGTTTTCAGATGGGGTATGATTATGTAAGCGATTCTGTGCCGGGCGGAAAGGTGAATGTGTATTACCCCGATGAACAGCCGGTGCACACGGTGACGCTGAGTCCGTTCCAGATAAGCTCCACCGAAATAACCCAGGCCCTTTATGCGTCGGTTATGAAAGACAATCCCTCGACATTCACCGGCGACGACTCCCTGCCGGTTACCAATGTGAGCGCCAACGATGTGCTCAGGTTCTGCAACAAGCTGAGCGAAGCCGCTGGCTTCGAGCCATGCTGCGATGAAAAAACGGGAACGTGCGATTTTACCAAAAACGGGTTCAGGCTGCCCACCGAGGCCGAATGGGAATACTCCTGCCGTGCGGGGACGAAAACTCACTACTCCGCCGGGAATACCGAGCAGGACCTCGACAAGGCGGGATGGTATATCGGCAACAGCGGCGGCAGGACTCATCCGGTCGGCGGCAAGGAGCCGAATGCATGGGGACTTTACGATATGCACGGCAATGTGTTCGAATTCTGTTACGACGGTTTCGATGAAACCTACAACAGCGGCAATTACTCGAAGGAGCCGGTCACCGACCCGCGGGGTTGCAGTAATTTCAACCTTCGGATTACAAGGGGAGGAGGCTGGTTCAGCGAGCCGTCCGTATGCCGTTCGGCGGCCCGGAGCTGTTTCTGGACCGGCGGCGGTAACTATTATATCGGGTTCCGTGTTGCCCGCAGTGTGAAAT
- a CDS encoding sodium/proline symporter, producing MKTPKGILRIMVSSLIAFALYSIAVLGIGFWATRLPQKTAEEIHLGNREHGAWTSALSASASTESGFVLLGMVGMGYTQGVSCFWMVAAGLLGYFLNWYVLAPKLRRKSEAMKAITIPEIIASATGSTSVSRLASALAAVFAIVFLLAYVSAQFSAAGKALSSQFPISYSAGVLAAAGLIVFYAVLGGFRAVSWTDNLQATMMVLSLIVLPVVVLFKIGGIPGLVSSLEAKGAHLVSLTGGAADLKGKLLLILPWLMIGLAYPGQPHGLARLMAAKDERVLRLAPVIAMIWLVIVYTGAITLGMAARAGFENLHSIAADPETALPVLAVAHMPGILAGMTLAAIIAAISSTADSQLLSAATTVIRDIRAALRLPPLKNELLVTRVTIFLLAVLSTYFAMRQTHVVFKFVLYAFFGLGASLGPVILYCILWKNPQPLPSLLAVIVGGVSIFLVQRFTLHFLISFCTAILVIIISHGILRWLSLKSENAAGYP from the coding sequence GTGAAAACGCCGAAAGGGATTTTACGGATCATGGTTTCATCGCTCATCGCATTTGCGTTATATTCCATCGCTGTCCTGGGTATCGGATTCTGGGCCACGCGGCTTCCGCAGAAGACCGCCGAAGAGATTCACCTCGGAAACCGTGAGCACGGCGCATGGACATCGGCTCTTTCGGCATCGGCCTCCACCGAAAGCGGCTTTGTCCTGCTCGGAATGGTGGGAATGGGATACACACAGGGTGTCAGTTGTTTCTGGATGGTCGCAGCCGGTCTGCTCGGATATTTTCTGAACTGGTATGTCCTTGCGCCGAAACTCCGCCGTAAAAGCGAAGCCATGAAGGCGATAACGATCCCCGAGATCATTGCCTCCGCGACAGGGTCCACATCGGTTTCGAGGCTGGCATCGGCCCTGGCGGCGGTTTTCGCCATTGTTTTCCTCCTTGCATATGTCTCGGCGCAGTTCAGTGCGGCCGGGAAGGCGCTTTCCTCGCAGTTTCCCATATCGTACTCTGCGGGAGTGCTCGCCGCCGCCGGTCTCATCGTTTTTTATGCCGTTCTCGGCGGATTCCGCGCTGTCTCATGGACCGACAACCTTCAGGCAACCATGATGGTCCTGTCCCTTATAGTCCTTCCCGTCGTTGTACTTTTCAAGATAGGCGGAATTCCGGGCCTGGTGTCGTCGCTCGAGGCAAAAGGCGCCCATCTTGTCAGTCTGACCGGCGGAGCGGCAGACCTGAAAGGCAAACTGCTCCTTATTCTGCCCTGGCTCATGATCGGGCTTGCCTACCCCGGCCAGCCCCATGGTCTGGCCCGTCTCATGGCAGCGAAAGATGAACGGGTGTTACGGTTGGCGCCGGTTATCGCCATGATCTGGCTCGTTATAGTGTATACGGGAGCGATTACCCTCGGCATGGCTGCGCGGGCCGGTTTCGAGAACCTTCATTCCATCGCCGCGGACCCTGAAACTGCGCTTCCCGTACTCGCCGTGGCGCATATGCCGGGGATTCTGGCCGGTATGACCCTTGCCGCGATCATTGCGGCTATTTCCTCGACCGCGGACTCCCAGCTCCTTTCCGCCGCAACCACTGTTATCCGCGACATACGGGCGGCATTGAGGCTTCCACCCTTGAAGAACGAGCTGCTTGTCACGCGGGTGACAATATTCCTCCTTGCGGTGCTTTCGACCTATTTTGCCATGAGACAGACCCATGTGGTTTTCAAGTTTGTTCTTTATGCGTTTTTCGGGCTCGGCGCTTCGCTCGGTCCGGTAATTCTGTACTGTATCTTATGGAAAAATCCCCAACCCCTGCCATCTCTTCTGGCGGTGATTGTCGGCGGTGTATCGATCTTTCTGGTTCAGCGTTTCACCCTTCATTTTCTGATCAGTTTCTGCACCGCGATCCTGGTCATCATCATATCTCATGGTATTCTACGGTGGCTGTCTCTCAAGAGTGAGAACGCTGCCGGTTATCCATGA